In the genome of Streptomyces collinus, one region contains:
- a CDS encoding acetylornithine transaminase translates to MTAHQEYAERWQGALMNNYGTPLLPLARGEGTRVWDADGTSYLDFVGGIATNALGHAHPAVVEAVTRQIGSLGHISNFFMAEPTVALAERLLRLFGRDGKVFFCNSGAEANEAAFKIGRLTGRTHIVATEGAFHGRTMGALAMTGQAGKREPFLPLPGDVTHVPFGDAQALAAAVTEETALVILEPIQGELGVVVPPAGYLKAARAITAATGALLVLDEVQTGIGRTGHWFEYQAHEGVLPDVVTLAKQLGGGLPLGATVAFGRAADLLQPGQHGTTFGGNPVACAAGLAVLDTIENEGLLENVKRQSERLRDEIEGLGHPLIDFVRGTGLLLGIVLTEPLAPQVRQAAQEAGFLVNVPAPDVVRLMPPLNLRDDEVDAFLGALPGILQAASGDGRSGE, encoded by the coding sequence ATGACCGCCCATCAGGAGTACGCCGAGCGGTGGCAGGGCGCACTCATGAACAACTACGGCACCCCGCTGCTGCCCCTGGCCCGCGGCGAGGGCACCCGCGTGTGGGACGCCGACGGCACCTCCTACCTCGACTTCGTCGGCGGCATCGCCACCAACGCCCTCGGCCACGCCCACCCGGCGGTGGTGGAGGCCGTGACCCGGCAGATCGGCTCCCTCGGCCACATCTCCAACTTCTTCATGGCTGAACCCACCGTCGCCCTCGCCGAACGGCTGCTGCGCCTCTTCGGCCGGGACGGCAAGGTCTTCTTCTGCAACTCCGGCGCCGAGGCCAACGAGGCCGCGTTCAAGATCGGCCGGCTGACCGGCCGGACTCACATCGTGGCCACCGAGGGCGCCTTCCACGGCCGCACCATGGGCGCGCTGGCCATGACCGGCCAGGCCGGCAAGCGCGAGCCGTTCCTGCCGCTGCCCGGCGACGTCACGCACGTGCCGTTCGGCGACGCGCAGGCCCTGGCCGCCGCCGTCACCGAGGAGACCGCGCTCGTCATCCTCGAACCGATCCAGGGCGAACTCGGCGTGGTCGTCCCGCCGGCCGGCTACCTCAAGGCGGCCCGGGCCATCACGGCCGCGACCGGGGCGCTCCTCGTCCTCGACGAGGTGCAGACCGGCATCGGCCGGACCGGTCACTGGTTCGAGTACCAGGCCCACGAGGGCGTCCTGCCCGACGTCGTCACCCTCGCCAAGCAGCTCGGCGGCGGGTTGCCGCTGGGCGCCACCGTCGCCTTCGGGCGCGCGGCCGACCTGCTCCAGCCCGGCCAGCACGGCACCACCTTCGGCGGCAACCCGGTCGCCTGCGCCGCCGGGCTCGCCGTCCTCGACACCATCGAGAACGAGGGGTTGCTGGAGAACGTCAAGCGGCAGAGCGAGAGGTTGCGGGACGAAATCGAGGGCCTCGGTCATCCGTTGATCGATTTCGTCCGGGGTACGGGACTCCTCCTGGGTATCGTGCTGACCGAGCCGCTCGCGCCCCAGGTGCGCCAGGCGGCTCAGGAGGCCGGATTCCTGGTGAACGTGCCCGCCCCCGACGTCGTCCGGCTGATGCCGCCGCTGAACCTTCGCGACGACGAGGTGGACGCGTTCCTCGGGGCGCTGCCCGGCATCCTCCAGGCAGCGAGCGGGGACGGACGATCCGGGGAATGA
- a CDS encoding pyridoxamine 5'-phosphate oxidase family protein — translation MGKTYERIDGRLRTFIEAQPVFFTATAPLAADGTVNLSPKGLTGSFAVLDELTVAYLDFAGSNAETIAHLRENGRITLMWCAFQGPPNIVRVHGRGEPVFRDDPRFGELLAHFPDIDPTQHGLRAIIVVTAELVRDTCGYGVPFMAYEEDRDLHGKRFAREDDASLSAYFSKKEHIASSLDGLPGLPLPLPPSTV, via the coding sequence ATGGGAAAGACTTATGAGCGTATAGACGGCCGGCTCCGCACGTTCATCGAGGCGCAGCCGGTCTTCTTCACCGCCACCGCTCCCCTGGCCGCCGACGGCACGGTCAACCTCTCGCCCAAGGGGCTCACCGGCTCCTTCGCGGTGCTCGACGAGCTGACGGTGGCCTACCTCGACTTCGCCGGTTCCAACGCCGAGACCATCGCCCATCTCCGGGAGAACGGGCGGATCACCCTGATGTGGTGCGCCTTCCAGGGCCCGCCGAACATCGTCCGCGTGCACGGCAGAGGTGAACCGGTCTTCCGCGACGACCCCCGTTTCGGGGAACTGCTCGCGCACTTCCCGGACATCGACCCGACGCAGCACGGCCTGCGCGCGATCATCGTCGTCACCGCCGAACTCGTCCGCGACACCTGCGGGTACGGGGTGCCCTTCATGGCGTACGAGGAGGACCGGGACCTGCACGGCAAGCGGTTCGCCCGGGAGGACGACGCCTCGCTCAGTGCGTACTTCAGCAAGAAGGAGCACATCGCCAGCAGCCTGGACGGACTACCCGGGCTGCCGTTGCCGCTGCCTCCCTCTACGGTCTGA
- a CDS encoding FMN-binding protein, with the protein MRKSHPVRRAVLAGAATVSGIVLLLSLKPASDPGSAQAAGQAPPAAAGQAPQGGVNGAVTGDAAQTQYGAVQVRLTMNNGKITQAEAVQAPKGGRSDQITASSVPRLNQAAVAAQSAEIDAVSGATYTSAGYKKSLQSALDKAKASAGAQQGSGNAQTLTGDVAQTQYGPVQVRVTVAGGKITKAEAVQAPKGGRSDQITSSSVPRLNQAAVAAGNADIDAVSGATYTSAGYKKSLQSALDKAPAGGGSSQAAGSGGGQAAGSGGGQAATQTLTGSVAQTQYGPVQVRVTVAGGKITKAEAVQAPKGGRSDQITSSSVPRLNQAAVAAGNAQIDAVSGATYTSAGYKQSLQSALDQAGG; encoded by the coding sequence ATGAGGAAGTCTCACCCCGTCCGGCGTGCCGTACTCGCCGGCGCAGCCACCGTCTCCGGGATCGTGCTGCTGCTGTCCCTCAAGCCGGCCTCCGACCCGGGCTCCGCCCAGGCGGCCGGCCAGGCGCCGCCCGCGGCGGCCGGGCAGGCCCCGCAGGGCGGCGTGAACGGCGCGGTCACCGGTGACGCGGCGCAGACGCAGTACGGCGCGGTGCAGGTCCGCCTGACCATGAACAACGGCAAGATCACCCAGGCCGAGGCGGTCCAGGCCCCCAAGGGCGGCCGCAGCGATCAGATCACGGCCAGCTCGGTGCCGCGCCTGAACCAGGCGGCGGTCGCGGCCCAGAGCGCGGAGATCGACGCGGTCTCCGGGGCGACGTACACCAGCGCCGGCTACAAGAAGTCCCTCCAGTCGGCCCTGGACAAGGCGAAGGCGTCGGCCGGGGCGCAGCAGGGGTCGGGCAACGCGCAGACGCTGACCGGTGATGTCGCGCAGACGCAGTACGGCCCGGTGCAGGTGCGGGTGACCGTCGCGGGCGGCAAGATCACCAAGGCGGAGGCGGTCCAGGCCCCCAAGGGCGGCCGCAGCGACCAGATCACCTCCTCCTCCGTCCCCCGCCTCAACCAGGCGGCCGTGGCGGCCGGCAACGCGGACATCGACGCGGTCTCGGGCGCCACGTACACCAGCGCCGGCTACAAGAAGTCCCTCCAGTCGGCCCTGGACAAGGCTCCGGCCGGCGGCGGCTCCTCACAGGCCGCGGGTTCGGGAGGCGGTCAGGCCGCGGGTTCGGGAGGCGGTCAGGCGGCGACGCAGACCCTCACCGGCAGCGTGGCGCAGACACAGTACGGCCCGGTGCAGGTGCGGGTGACCGTCGCGGGCGGCAAGATCACCAAGGCGGAGGCGGTCCAGGCCCCCAAGGGCGGCCGCAGCGACCAGATCACCTCCTCCTCCGTCCCCCGCCTCAACCAGGCGGCCGTGGCGGCCGGCAACGCGCAGATCGACGCCGTGTCCGGGGCCACGTACACCAGCGCCGGCTACAAGCAGTCCCTCCAGTCCGCGCTGGACCAGGCCGGTGGCTGA
- a CDS encoding DUF6215 domain-containing protein, translated as MAEENDAPMSSANAWGQALAAVVLVGALGAGFWGLAKTSSAESEPKPATCSDGETPAPQGKHLSGAQLCEALNRSDLAALLGTPTEMAKTAYGSDSSIGSPGGKDIATPQAQVEFETYTVTLSATYDGLPVAGSETLLGSDARRQKVLGRPGVLYSNRTVSISFRIDGGDADSGPGVPARALTVAQDAKDRGGSLDVTLWRADGVVPDDAVLLRVAETVLPTVPGWKARG; from the coding sequence ATGGCCGAGGAAAACGACGCGCCCATGAGCAGCGCGAACGCGTGGGGGCAGGCGCTCGCCGCGGTGGTGCTGGTGGGGGCACTCGGCGCCGGCTTCTGGGGACTGGCGAAGACGTCGTCCGCGGAGAGCGAGCCGAAGCCCGCCACCTGCTCCGACGGGGAGACCCCGGCCCCGCAGGGCAAGCACCTCTCCGGCGCGCAGCTGTGCGAGGCACTGAACCGGTCCGACCTGGCCGCACTGCTGGGCACGCCCACCGAGATGGCGAAGACCGCATACGGCAGTGACAGCTCCATCGGGTCCCCCGGCGGCAAGGACATCGCCACACCGCAGGCGCAGGTCGAGTTCGAGACGTACACCGTCACGCTCTCGGCGACCTACGACGGCCTCCCGGTGGCCGGGTCGGAAACCCTGCTCGGAAGCGACGCCCGTCGGCAGAAGGTACTGGGCCGCCCGGGGGTGCTCTACTCGAACCGCACCGTCAGCATCAGCTTCCGGATCGACGGCGGCGACGCCGACAGCGGTCCCGGCGTCCCCGCCCGGGCCCTCACCGTGGCCCAGGACGCGAAGGACCGCGGCGGCTCCCTCGACGTCACCCTGTGGCGCGCGGACGGTGTCGTGCCGGACGACGCGGTGCTGCTGCGCGTCGCGGAGACGGTGCTGCCGACGGTCCCGGGCTGGAAGGCGCGCGGCTGA
- the argJ gene encoding bifunctional glutamate N-acetyltransferase/amino-acid acetyltransferase ArgJ — translation MSVTAAKGFTAAGIAAGIKENGNPDLALVVNTGPRRAAAGVFTSNRVKAAPVQWSEQVMKSGQVSAVVLNSGGANACTGPKGFQDAHATAEKVAEVLGRGAIEVAVCSTGLIGLLLPMDKLLPGIETAAGSLSEHGGEKAAIAIKTTDTVHKTSVVTKDGWTVGGMAKGAGMLAPGLATMLVVLTTDADLENDVLDKALRAATRTTFDRVDSDGCMSTNDTVLLLASGSAEVTPEYEEFAEAVRQVCDDLGQQLIRDAEGASKDIKVEVINAATEDDAVEVGRSIARNNLLKCAIHGEDPNWGRVLSAIGTTSAAFEPDRLNVAINGVWVCKNGGVGEDRDKVDMRYREVHIVADLAAGSETATIWTNDLTADYVHENSAYSS, via the coding sequence GTGAGTGTGACGGCAGCAAAGGGATTCACGGCGGCGGGCATCGCCGCCGGGATCAAGGAGAACGGCAACCCCGACCTGGCCCTCGTGGTCAACACCGGCCCCCGCCGCGCCGCCGCCGGCGTCTTCACCTCCAACCGTGTGAAGGCCGCGCCGGTTCAGTGGTCCGAGCAGGTCATGAAGAGCGGCCAGGTGTCCGCCGTCGTCCTCAACTCCGGTGGTGCCAACGCCTGTACCGGACCGAAGGGCTTCCAGGACGCGCACGCGACGGCCGAGAAGGTCGCCGAGGTCCTCGGCCGCGGCGCCATCGAGGTGGCCGTCTGCTCGACCGGCCTCATCGGCCTCCTGCTCCCCATGGACAAGCTGCTCCCGGGCATCGAGACGGCCGCCGGGTCCCTGAGCGAGCACGGCGGTGAGAAGGCCGCCATCGCCATCAAGACCACCGACACCGTCCACAAGACGTCCGTCGTCACCAAGGACGGCTGGACCGTCGGCGGCATGGCCAAGGGCGCGGGCATGCTCGCCCCCGGCCTCGCCACCATGCTCGTCGTCCTCACCACCGACGCGGACCTGGAGAACGACGTCCTGGACAAGGCCCTGCGCGCGGCCACCCGGACGACCTTCGACCGCGTCGACTCCGACGGCTGCATGTCCACCAACGACACCGTGCTGCTGCTCGCCTCCGGCTCCGCCGAAGTCACCCCGGAGTACGAGGAGTTCGCCGAGGCCGTACGGCAGGTCTGCGACGACCTCGGCCAGCAGCTCATCCGGGACGCCGAGGGCGCCAGCAAGGACATCAAGGTCGAGGTGATCAACGCCGCGACCGAGGACGACGCCGTCGAGGTGGGCCGCTCCATCGCCCGCAACAACCTCCTCAAGTGCGCCATCCACGGCGAGGATCCCAACTGGGGCCGCGTGCTCTCCGCGATCGGCACGACGAGCGCCGCCTTCGAGCCCGACCGGCTGAACGTCGCCATCAACGGCGTCTGGGTCTGCAAGAACGGCGGTGTCGGCGAGGACCGCGACAAGGTCGACATGCGCTACCGCGAGGTGCACATCGTCGCCGACCTCGCCGCCGGGTCCGAGACCGCCACCATCTGGACCAACGACCTCACCGCCGACTACGTCCACGAGAACAGCGCGTACTCGTCATGA
- a CDS encoding FAD:protein FMN transferase — translation MADTVADPAEAPAAVRHAEETMGTVFSFDVRGGEPAAVRAALDEAVAGLHRVDEVFSTYREDSQISRLQRGELTVAECDPEVAEVLDLAAEAERRSDGWFSTSYRGRLDPTGIVKGWAVERAARRLADVPGVCGVNLNGGGDVQLLGTPGGQRPWRVGVADPLRPGGLAAVVSAAGVSELSVATSGTAERGDHIVDPRTGRSAVTDLVSVTVVGPRLTFVDCWATAAFAMGSREGLAWLESLPDVEALLITAGDEVRCTGGLAARLG, via the coding sequence GTGGCTGACACGGTGGCCGACCCCGCTGAGGCTCCCGCCGCGGTACGTCATGCCGAGGAGACGATGGGGACCGTCTTCTCCTTCGACGTCCGCGGCGGGGAACCGGCCGCCGTGCGCGCGGCCCTGGACGAGGCCGTCGCCGGGCTGCACCGGGTCGACGAGGTGTTCAGCACGTACCGCGAGGACAGCCAGATCTCCCGGCTGCAGCGCGGGGAGCTGACCGTCGCGGAGTGCGACCCCGAGGTCGCCGAGGTGCTGGACCTGGCCGCCGAGGCGGAGCGGAGGAGCGACGGCTGGTTCAGCACGTCGTACCGGGGCCGCCTCGATCCGACCGGCATCGTCAAGGGCTGGGCGGTCGAGCGGGCGGCACGACGGCTGGCGGACGTGCCCGGGGTGTGCGGAGTGAACCTGAACGGCGGCGGCGACGTGCAGTTGCTCGGGACACCGGGTGGGCAGCGGCCGTGGCGGGTGGGTGTGGCCGATCCGCTGCGACCTGGGGGTCTGGCGGCGGTCGTCTCCGCGGCGGGGGTGTCGGAGTTGTCCGTCGCCACGTCCGGTACGGCCGAACGGGGCGACCACATCGTCGATCCCCGCACGGGGCGTTCAGCCGTGACGGACCTGGTCTCCGTGACGGTGGTGGGGCCCCGGCTGACGTTCGTCGACTGCTGGGCCACGGCGGCGTTCGCGATGGGCTCGCGTGAGGGCCTGGCATGGCTGGAGTCGCTGCCGGACGTGGAAGCGCTGCTGATCACGGCCGGGGATGAGGTTCGTTGCACCGGGGGGTTGGCCGCGAGGCTGGGGTGA
- the argB gene encoding acetylglutamate kinase — MSTGATRKHTALPKAQILIEALPWLVRHNGKTVVIKFGGNAMIDEDLKAAFAKDVVFLHHAGLKPVVVHGGGPQISAALDQHGIVSEFKAGLRVTTEDAMDVVRMVLAGQVQRELVGLLNQHGPLAVGLTGEDAHTITATKHQPEIDGELVDIGRVGEITAIDTGAIEALLADGRIPVVSSIARSQDDGHVYNVNADTAAAALAAALGAETLMVLTDVEGLYEDWPHSDEVISRLTATELERLLPDLSSGMVPKMEGCLHAVRNGVTTARVIDGRVQHSILLEIFTDEGIGTMVVPDEQEGDAV; from the coding sequence ATGAGCACTGGAGCGACGCGCAAGCACACCGCGCTGCCCAAGGCGCAGATCCTCATCGAGGCACTGCCCTGGCTGGTCCGGCACAACGGCAAGACGGTCGTCATCAAGTTCGGCGGCAACGCCATGATCGACGAGGACCTCAAGGCCGCCTTCGCGAAGGACGTGGTGTTCCTGCACCACGCCGGCCTCAAGCCCGTCGTCGTGCACGGCGGCGGCCCGCAGATCAGCGCCGCCCTCGACCAGCACGGCATCGTCAGCGAGTTCAAGGCGGGCCTGCGGGTGACCACCGAGGACGCCATGGACGTCGTCCGGATGGTGCTGGCCGGGCAGGTCCAGCGTGAACTGGTCGGGCTGCTCAACCAGCACGGGCCCCTCGCCGTCGGCCTGACCGGCGAGGACGCGCACACCATCACCGCCACCAAGCACCAGCCCGAGATCGACGGAGAGCTGGTCGACATCGGACGGGTCGGCGAGATCACCGCTATCGACACCGGCGCCATCGAGGCCCTGCTCGCCGACGGCCGCATCCCGGTCGTCTCGTCGATCGCCCGCTCCCAGGACGACGGACATGTCTACAACGTCAATGCTGATACGGCGGCTGCGGCACTCGCTGCTGCACTGGGCGCCGAAACCCTCATGGTCCTCACGGACGTCGAGGGCCTCTACGAGGACTGGCCGCACAGCGACGAGGTGATCAGCCGCCTCACCGCCACCGAGCTGGAGCGGCTGCTGCCGGACCTGTCGTCCGGCATGGTGCCGAAGATGGAGGGCTGCCTGCACGCCGTGCGCAACGGCGTGACCACCGCCCGCGTCATCGACGGCCGGGTCCAGCACTCGATCCTGCTGGAGATCTTCACCGACGAGGGCATCGGCACGATGGTCGTGCCCGACGAGCAAGAGGGGGACGCCGTATGA
- the argC gene encoding N-acetyl-gamma-glutamyl-phosphate reductase, which translates to MAVRAAVAGASGYAGGELLRLLLAHPEVEIGALTGNSNAGQRLGALQPHLLPLAARVLQETTPEVLAGHDVVFLALPHGQSAAVAEQLGPDVLVVDMGADFRLTDAAAWERFYGSPHAGTWPYGLPELPGARAALEGSKRIAVPGCYPTAVSLALFPAYAAGLAGPEAVIVAASGTSGAGKAPKPHLLGSEVMGSMSPYGVGGGHRHTPEITQNLSAAAGEPVTVSFTPTLAPMPRGILATCSAKAADGVTAESLRAVYEKAFADEPFVHLLPEGQWPATASVHGSNAVQVQVAYDADAGRIIVISAIDNLTKGTAGGAVQSMNIALGLDETTGLTTIGVAP; encoded by the coding sequence ATGGCGGTACGTGCGGCAGTGGCCGGAGCGAGTGGGTACGCGGGCGGGGAACTGCTGCGTCTGCTCCTGGCGCACCCCGAGGTCGAGATCGGTGCCCTGACCGGCAACTCGAACGCGGGGCAGAGGCTCGGTGCGCTCCAGCCGCACCTGCTGCCCCTGGCCGCCCGAGTGCTCCAGGAGACCACCCCCGAGGTCCTCGCCGGTCACGACGTCGTCTTCCTCGCGCTGCCGCACGGGCAGTCCGCCGCCGTCGCCGAACAGCTCGGCCCGGACGTGCTCGTCGTCGACATGGGCGCCGACTTCCGGCTGACCGACGCCGCCGCCTGGGAGCGGTTCTACGGCTCCCCGCACGCCGGAACCTGGCCCTACGGCCTTCCCGAACTGCCGGGCGCCCGCGCTGCGCTGGAGGGGTCCAAGCGCATCGCGGTGCCCGGTTGCTACCCGACCGCCGTCTCCCTCGCCCTCTTCCCGGCGTACGCGGCGGGCCTGGCCGGACCCGAGGCCGTGATCGTCGCCGCGTCCGGCACGTCCGGCGCGGGCAAGGCGCCCAAGCCGCACCTGCTCGGCAGCGAGGTCATGGGCTCGATGTCCCCCTACGGCGTCGGCGGCGGGCACCGGCACACCCCCGAGATCACCCAGAACCTCAGCGCGGCCGCCGGTGAGCCGGTCACGGTGTCCTTCACACCGACCCTCGCGCCGATGCCCCGCGGCATCCTCGCCACGTGCAGCGCCAAGGCCGCCGACGGCGTCACGGCCGAATCCCTGCGCGCCGTCTACGAGAAGGCCTTCGCCGACGAGCCGTTCGTGCACCTGCTCCCCGAGGGCCAGTGGCCCGCCACGGCGTCCGTCCACGGTTCGAACGCCGTTCAGGTGCAGGTCGCGTACGACGCGGACGCCGGCCGGATCATCGTGATCAGCGCCATCGACAACCTCACCAAGGGCACCGCGGGCGGTGCCGTCCAGAGCATGAACATCGCCCTGGGTCTCGACGAGACCACCGGACTGACGACGATCGGAGTTGCGCCGTGA
- a CDS encoding ferredoxin reductase family protein — protein MTTTLAGGRAARRQTMRRIRPRRSPAVPLLIALWAGAAAVLWLWWDNTPSLADNTSKILAAGRITGLLAGYLMALVVLQMARVPALERRVGTDRVARWHAMTGRYTLCLVLAHVFLIMWGYALQAGKGLGDIVQQTTDSINQLPDMGKAAIGTGLLFLIGILSIGGVRRLIGYDTWYHVHLLTYAAVYLTFWHQITTGNEFAVEPAAKTFWYGLYGVVTALVVWYRILTPIRLNMRHRMRVAAVIEETPGIVSVLISGRKLHRMGAEAGHFFRWRFKAPGMRFSSHPYSLSAAPRPDMLRITVKAIGDHTSRLRDLEPGTKVWAEGPYGAMTAQRRSRGKVLLVAGGVGITPMRALFETLPGASGDITLLYRANTTQDLALWGELARIADERGARLMYAVNSPEGERPDISAESLQRKIPDIGDHDVFMCGPPGFAQSVHEALRGAGVPARRIHHESFEM, from the coding sequence GTGACCACCACGCTCGCAGGCGGACGTGCCGCCCGCCGCCAGACGATGCGCCGCATCCGCCCGCGCCGCTCCCCGGCCGTCCCGCTGCTGATCGCCCTGTGGGCCGGTGCCGCGGCCGTGCTGTGGCTGTGGTGGGACAACACACCGTCCCTCGCGGACAACACGAGCAAGATCCTGGCCGCCGGCCGGATCACCGGTCTGCTCGCCGGCTACCTCATGGCGCTGGTGGTGCTCCAGATGGCCCGGGTGCCCGCGCTGGAGCGCCGGGTGGGCACCGACCGGGTCGCGCGCTGGCACGCCATGACCGGCCGCTACACGCTCTGCCTGGTCCTCGCCCATGTCTTCCTCATCATGTGGGGCTACGCCCTGCAGGCGGGCAAGGGGCTCGGCGACATCGTCCAGCAGACGACCGACTCCATCAACCAGCTGCCGGACATGGGCAAGGCCGCCATCGGCACGGGCCTGCTGTTCCTCATCGGGATCCTGTCGATCGGCGGGGTACGCCGGCTGATCGGGTACGACACCTGGTACCACGTGCACCTGCTGACCTACGCGGCGGTGTACCTGACGTTCTGGCACCAGATCACCACCGGCAACGAGTTCGCCGTCGAGCCGGCCGCGAAGACCTTCTGGTACGGGCTGTACGGCGTGGTGACCGCGCTGGTCGTCTGGTACCGGATCCTCACCCCGATCCGGCTGAACATGCGGCACCGCATGCGGGTGGCGGCGGTCATCGAGGAGACCCCCGGGATCGTGTCCGTGCTGATCAGCGGGCGCAAGCTGCACCGGATGGGCGCGGAGGCCGGGCACTTCTTCCGGTGGCGGTTCAAGGCGCCGGGCATGCGCTTCAGTTCCCACCCGTACTCGCTGTCGGCGGCGCCCCGCCCGGACATGCTGCGGATCACGGTCAAGGCGATCGGTGACCACACCTCCCGGCTGCGTGACCTCGAACCCGGCACCAAGGTGTGGGCCGAGGGCCCGTACGGCGCGATGACCGCGCAGCGCCGCAGCCGGGGCAAGGTGCTGCTGGTCGCGGGCGGTGTCGGCATCACCCCGATGCGGGCGCTGTTCGAGACGCTGCCGGGCGCGTCCGGCGACATCACCCTCCTCTACCGGGCCAACACCACGCAGGATCTGGCGCTGTGGGGCGAACTCGCCAGGATCGCCGACGAACGCGGCGCCCGGCTGATGTACGCGGTCAACAGCCCGGAGGGCGAACGCCCCGACATCTCGGCGGAGTCCCTCCAGCGCAAGATCCCGGACATCGGCGACCACGACGTCTTCATGTGCGGGCCGCCCGGCTTCGCCCAGTCGGTCCACGAGGCACTGCGCGGCGCGGGAGTACCCGCTCGCCGTATCCATCACGAGTCGTTCGAGATGTGA
- a CDS encoding L,D-transpeptidase family protein, with the protein MRPGAVALAVSSLIALGAGPPAPPPLPARMADTGGGTQLITAVAPERASTTGTVSWWDRGGDGRWVRRGFAPARFGANGLAAGASRKQGTSTTPTGLYGLPYAFGIKAAPRGTAYRYRRVHRDSWWCQDNDSRSYNRWSEPRAADCRAAEAEQLITYRAQYAHALVIGFNYARPVRGRGAGIFLHVNGRGATAGCVSVPEDAMRQILTWADPARRPHIAVGTTSGKTAVTRL; encoded by the coding sequence ATGCGCCCCGGTGCCGTCGCCCTCGCCGTCTCCTCCCTGATCGCGCTCGGCGCCGGGCCGCCCGCCCCGCCGCCGCTGCCGGCCCGGATGGCGGACACCGGCGGCGGCACCCAGCTGATCACCGCGGTGGCCCCGGAGCGGGCCTCGACCACGGGCACGGTCAGCTGGTGGGACCGCGGCGGAGACGGACGCTGGGTGAGAAGGGGCTTTGCGCCCGCCCGTTTCGGGGCGAACGGGCTCGCCGCGGGCGCCTCCCGCAAGCAGGGCACCAGCACCACCCCCACCGGCCTCTACGGCCTGCCGTACGCCTTCGGCATCAAGGCGGCGCCCCGCGGGACGGCGTACCGATACCGCCGGGTGCACCGGGACTCCTGGTGGTGCCAGGACAACGACTCCCGCTCCTACAACCGCTGGAGCGAGCCGCGCGCGGCCGACTGCCGGGCCGCCGAGGCCGAGCAGCTGATCACCTACCGCGCCCAGTACGCACACGCGCTCGTCATCGGCTTCAACTACGCGCGTCCCGTGCGGGGGCGCGGTGCGGGGATCTTCCTCCACGTCAACGGGCGGGGTGCGACGGCCGGTTGCGTGTCCGTGCCCGAGGACGCGATGCGGCAGATCCTGACCTGGGCCGATCCCGCGCGGCGGCCGCACATCGCCGTCGGCACGACGAGCGGGAAGACGGCCGTCACGCGGCTGTGA
- a CDS encoding arginine repressor, whose translation MSQAQDHEQPGANGPAVPQTRTARHRRIVDILNRQPVRSQSQLAKLLADDGLSVTQATLSRDLDELNAVKIRNSDGDLIYAVPSEGGFRTPRAPLGGSAKEERMRRLSQELLISAEASANLVVLRTPPGAAQFLASAIDQAELHDILGTIAGDDTLLLISRDPTGGQALADHLLRLAQNGH comes from the coding sequence ATGAGCCAGGCGCAGGACCACGAGCAGCCGGGGGCGAACGGGCCCGCCGTGCCGCAGACCCGCACCGCCCGCCACCGCCGGATCGTGGACATCCTCAACCGGCAGCCGGTCCGCTCGCAGAGCCAGCTGGCGAAGCTGCTCGCCGACGACGGGCTGAGCGTCACACAGGCGACGCTCAGCCGGGACCTGGACGAGCTGAACGCGGTGAAGATCCGCAACTCCGACGGCGACCTGATCTACGCAGTACCCAGCGAGGGCGGGTTCCGTACGCCCCGGGCGCCGCTGGGCGGGTCGGCGAAGGAGGAGCGGATGCGGCGGCTCTCGCAGGAGCTGCTGATCTCCGCGGAGGCCTCGGCGAACCTCGTGGTCCTGCGTACCCCTCCGGGGGCCGCGCAGTTCCTGGCCTCGGCCATCGACCAGGCCGAGCTGCACGACATCCTGGGGACGATCGCGGGTGACGACACGTTGCTGCTGATCAGCAGGGACCCGACGGGTGGGCAGGCCCTGGCCGACCATTTGCTGAGGCTGGCCCAGAACGGGCACTAG